A genome region from Methanomicrobiales archaeon includes the following:
- a CDS encoding CBS domain-containing protein: MPLLECCQRDVATLPLQSTAYDAARLMEEKNADMVVIVEDSRPVGVITDRDLVVRVLTKFRDPERTPVTEIMSEDPLVLDERTGLYEAMQFGRDWNLRRFPIVDAEGRLVGIITLDDIIRLLVEEISWVAHIIEKVSTPQASA, encoded by the coding sequence ATGCCATTGCTGGAATGCTGCCAGAGGGATGTTGCGACACTCCCCCTGCAATCGACGGCATATGATGCCGCACGATTGATGGAAGAGAAGAATGCGGATATGGTGGTGATCGTGGAGGACTCCCGCCCTGTCGGGGTTATCACGGACAGGGATCTCGTGGTTCGGGTGCTGACGAAGTTCCGGGATCCGGAGAGAACGCCCGTCACGGAGATAATGTCGGAGGATCCCCTCGTGCTGGACGAGAGGACCGGGCTGTACGAGGCGATGCAGTTCGGGCGCGACTGGAACCTGCGTCGGTTCCCTATCGTGGACGCGGAAGGCAGACTGGTCGGCATCATAACTCTCGATGACATCATCCGTCTCCTGGTGGAGGAGATCAGCTGGGTCGCCCACATCATTGAGAAGGTATCCACTCCGCAGGCGTCGGCCTGA